Proteins found in one Planococcus citri chromosome 2, ihPlaCitr1.1, whole genome shotgun sequence genomic segment:
- the LOC135837555 gene encoding uncharacterized protein LOC135837555, with protein MSDIEEYPFIFMNTPSSLQLLALTEVALMLWQCKCAATDPSCKDFAEFWWGNSVFSCEEILVVRVPSRIRSQIDDRIDTFGKELLKWRNFHYSVFIDEQKFSNYMKHMVLDFSGTIGYKATALNILNSGQFADVENYKMACLYCLEDQVRRFWPLVTEEDLYDRYNTCNLSYWNDVMKSGENSITDRRPTEPFIELWMEFANRGKDRAAFEQFYQMLPDIEILEETMNYPEDYKCRAVIRSLPTLNRMQVEEAFKGKASTMFGLLALDDDQRFAQSAHQSWTLVRHLILEDESRFFSVLQVLWKIAFCLDDRVRTSYTRCNEINELLLEIWSDASDELKAAVSNINYIYEFFDRNFDQFRICSYSYLRSHGHDMKFMIDMLNTSQDVDKAWLWRDNWRGFALRANVSDFEQLMSCCLANNEDQVEYYKNQVLDFRGFPRKLIRNGFYSDLGDYLYFCSKDAKHFQQLRKERLESNLHTILLHNDDQFAKFEWFVGELFSNEKKDVDEFKAQMISSAQSLRCLLTARNHYQIRPNDFSTLIGRFVTEEDKYNLVKRKLLEQWRSHPMTGWLDKGRIDFFDEWIEFLEWCIPDHEERSAFKQSLNVDEIFLKLLNDNAMMRSSPDKIFLDKFLTWYFGNEEDSKNFKVDMIKKNYTGIDFVQTKMLSNDDADCHEVSSLLRWFFDNNTEDLCRFCESCHFILHSNVLL; from the coding sequence ATGAGTGACATCGAAGAATAtcccttcattttcatgaataCGCCGTCGTCACTACAGCTCCTGGCGTTAACCGAAGTGGCGTTAATGTTATGGCAATGCAAATGTGCGGCTACAGACCCTTCATGCAAGGATTTCGCAGAGTTTTGGTGGGGAAATTCAGTCTTCAGCTGCGAAGAAATACTCGTCGTTCGTGTTCCGTCTCGAATCAGATCGCAAATAGACGACAGAATTGACACTTTTGGCAAGGAACTTCTGAAATGGAGAAATTTCCACTATAGCGTTTTTAtagatgaacaaaaattttccaattatatGAAGCATATGGTCTTAGATTTTTCCGGAACCATTGGTTATAAAGCGACCGCTTTGAATATCCTGAATTCGGGTCAATTCGCCGacgttgaaaattataaaatggcGTGTCTGTATTGTTTGGAAGATCAAGTCAGGCGGTTTTGGCCTTTGGTTACTGAAGAAGATCTATATGATAGATACAATACGTGCAATTTATCTTACTGGAATGATGTTATGAAATCAGGAGAAAATTCGATCACCGATAGGCGGCCTACTGAGCCTTTTATAGAACTATGGATGGAGTTCGCGAATCGGGGAAAGGATAGAGCAGCGTTTGAGCAGTTTTATCAAATGTTACCAGATATTGAAATACTAGAGGAAACTATGAATTACCCAGAAGATTACAAATGCCGAGCTGTGATACGTTCATTACCTACATTAAACCGAATGCAAGTTGAAGAAGCATTCAAAGGAAAGGCTTCCACGATGTTTGGATTGTTAGCTTTGGACGACGATCAGCGTTTCGCGCAGTCTGCGCATCAATCGTGGACTCTTGTGCGACATTTGATTTTGGAAGATGAATCGAGGTTTTTTTCTGTCCTGCAAGTATTGTGGAAAATCGCATTCTGTCTTGATGATCGTGTGCGTACGAGTTATACTCGTTGCAATGAAATTAACGAATTGTTGCTGGAGATCTGGTCAGATGCCTCGGACGAATTAAAAGCTGCCGTTTCTAATATTAACTACATTTACGAGTTTTTCGAccgaaattttgaccaatttaggATATGttcttactcgtatttacgtAGCCACGGTCACGATATGAAATTTATGATAGATATGCTGAATACGTCACAAGACGTGGATAAAGCTTGGCTGTGGCGGGATAATTGGCGCGGATTCGCCTTACGTGCCAATGTTTCGGATTTCGAACAACTGATGAGTTGCTGTTTAGCGAATAACGAAGACCAGGTCGAGTATTACAAAAATCAAGTGCTGGATTTCCGTGGTTTTCCTCGCAAATTGATTCGAAACGGATTCTATTCGGATTTGGGAGATTACCTGTATTTTTGTTCGAAGGATGCGAAACACTTTCAACAGTTGAGAAAAGAACGTCTCGAATCGAATCTCCATACTATTTTACTTCACAATGATGATCAATTCGCTAAATTCGAATGGTTCGTCggggaattattttcaaacgagAAAAAGGATGTAGACGAATTCAAAGCGCAAATGATTTCGTCTGCTCAAAGTCTCAGATGCCTGCTCACTGCTCGTAATCATTATCAAATTCGTCCGAATGATTTCAGCACACTCATTGGCCGCTTTGTTACCGAAGAAGATAAATATAATCTAGTGAAACGTAAATTATTGGAGCAGTGGCGTAGCCATCCGATGACGGGCTGGTTAGACAAGGGCAGGATTGATTTCTTTGACGAATGGATAGAATTTCTCGAATGGTGTATTCCCGACCATGAAGAACGTTCAGCCTTCAAGCAGTCGTTAAATGTAgatgaaattttcttaaaattgttgaatgataATGCTATGATGAGGTCAAGTCCAGATAAGATATTTCTCGACAAATTTTTAACATGGTATTTTGGAAACGAAGAAgatagcaaaaatttcaaagtagatatgataaaaaaaaattacacgggAATCGATTTTGTGCAAACCAAGATGCTGAGTAACGATGATGCTGATTGTCATGAGGTGTCTTCTTTGTTGAGATGGTTCTTTGATAATAATACTGAAGATTTATGTAGATTTTGCGAAAGTTGTCATTTTATTCTGCATTCGAACGTGCTATTATGA
- the LOC135837571 gene encoding uncharacterized protein LOC135837571 has translation MAGDIEDYPFSFMNQPSSLQLLASSEIALTLWQYKYSNSTYPALSSFLVTKFSCEEMLVVPPRFKVKIDERIATIGAELKKWIDFHGTKQTFFEGDFRDAFTKTLKLMVVDSCGGICFKATAINILNSNQFNDVEKYRLACEFCIEDHVEKLWPCVSKGARLGENLKIDTHSLILYWYRRMRLRKTTFKDTLLVKTRLVYARNASNWPAFEYFWNTHSTDREKLPQAILCLKRANGEAIKRMLPSLNRILAMKVFEEVSPQILRLLVPNEKYFQHVHQFWTVVEHTVYEKESSLFKVLHELWKMVFNPMDIRLGLNNTRCEQINEFLMEIWSNATENLKYDVSNHHIRDFFHPLWTSSDGFPRFYGHNMDFMLDLLDKWRNSNKEQIWHKNWRKLILRAKPVYLERFLRVCLPDDDDVEKFKKELQACKRIFELFIEHGMYSDLKFYLNFCSKDQSEFQLQSKRLLELHFDLIMLHDDEKFAKFDEFVGEMFSNVGTDIEAFKFALMSSSKNLTRLHEAFNKDRSTDFKRIIARFVTSEEKLKSLKSVLLKHCRQYVIYIRYGDFQVDQWQELIEYCTANVDEIAAFKRSFNVDAIFLKRLADIRHFFWSERCFKFFDEFFKWYFASETDQRNFKLKKIANYEKIEHIRVMLDDPAYRSTMHRLLMWFFDNDAEKVREFCKKCDFSPPSSPPVIRRIDSVSDMPNLSSDFR, from the coding sequence ATGGCCGGCGATATCGAAGACTACCCGTTCAGTTTCATGAACCAGCCATCATCGCTCCAGCTGCTAGCATCGTCCGAAATAGCCTTAACTTTATGGCAatacaaatattcaaattcgACTTATCCCGCTCTCAGCTCGTTCCTGGTTACTAAATTCAGCTGCGAAGAAATGCTCGTCGTTCCGCCTCGtttcaaagtcaaaatcgaCGAAAGAATCGCCACGATTGGGGCCGAGCTGAAAAAATGGATCGACTTTCACGGGACTAAGCAGACTTTTTTCGAGGGTGATTTTCGAGACGCGTTTACCAAGACATTAAAGCTTATGGTGGTCGACTCCTGCGGCGGTATTTGTTTCAAGGCGACGGCGATAAACATCCTGAATTCGAATCAGTTCAACGACGTAGAAAAGTACAGATTAGCTTGCGAGTTTTGTATCGAAGACCACGTCGAAAAATTATGGCCTTGTGTGTCGAAAGGTGCCCGACTCggtgaaaatctcaaaatcgatACCCACAGCTTGATTCTTTACTGGTATCGTCGAATGAGATTGAGAAAAACCACCTTCAAGGATACCCTATTGGTTAAAACACGATTGGTATATGCCCGGAACGCGAGTAATTGGCCAgcattcgagtatttttggaacaCGCACTCGACAGATCGAGAGAAATTGCCTCAGGCTATTCTATGCCTAAAACGAGCCAATGGTGAAGCTATCAAGCGTATGTTGCCTTCGTTGAACCGTATCTTGGCTATGAAAGTGTTCGAAGAAGTGTCCCCTCAAATTTTACGTCTATTGGTGCCCAACGAGAAGTATTTCCAGCATGTGCATCAATTTTGGACTGTTGTCGAACATACCGTATACGAAAAAGAATCCAGCTTGTTCAAGGTATTGCACGAGTTGTGGAAAATGGTATTCAACCCTATGGATATCAGGCTGGGCTTGAATAATACTCGATGCGAACAAATCAACGAGTTTTTGATGGAAATCTGGTCCAATGCCACGGAAAACTTAAAGTACGATGTTTCGAATCACCACATACGCGATTTTTTCCACCCATTGTGGACTTCTTCGGACGGATTTCCGAGGTTTTACGGTCATAATATGGATTTCATGTTGGATCTGCTCGACAAATGGCGTAACTCGAATAAAGAACAGATTTGGCATAAGAATTGGCGTAAATTGATCCTACGAGCCAAGCCTGTGTATTTGGAGCGATTCCTCAGGGTATGTTTACCGGACGACGatgacgttgaaaaattcaaaaaggaattGCAGGCGTGTAAACGTATTTTCGAATTATTCATCGAGCACGGCATGTATTCGGATTTGAAGTTTTACCTGAATTTTTGCTCGAAAGATCAAAGTGAGTTTCAGCTACAGAGCAAACGATTGCTCGAATTGCACTTTGATCTGATCATGCTCCACGATGACGAGAAATTCGCTAAATTCGACGAATTCGTCGGCGAAATGTTTTCAAACGTGGGAACAGATATTGAAGCGTTCAAATTTGCTTTGATGTCATCCTCTAAAAATCTAACTCGTTTGCACGAAGCATTCAATAAAGATCGTTCTACAGATTTCAAGAGAATAATTGCCCGATTTGTGACCTCTGAGGAGAAATTAAAGTCCTTGAAAAGCGTATTACTAAAGCATTGTAGGCAATACGTGATTTATATCCGATATGGCGACTTTCAAGTTGATCAATGGCAAGAGCTGATTGAATATTGTACTGCGAATGTGGACGAAATTGCAGCCTTTAAGCGGTCTTTCAACGTGGATGCGATTTTTCTAAAACGTCTGGCTGATATTCGACACTTTTTTTGGTCTGAaagatgttttaaattttttgacgaGTTTTTCAAGTGGTATTTTGCTAGCGAAACGGAtcaaagaaatttcaagttgaagaagATAGCTAATTACGAGAAAATCGAGCATATTCGTGTTATGCTCGATGATCCTGCTTATCGTAGCACGATGCATCGTTTGCTGATGTGGTTTTTCGATAACGATGCGGAAAAGGTGCgcgaattttgtaaaaaatgtgattttagtCCGCCATCATCGCCACCGGTGATTCGTAGAATTGATTCAGTCAGTGATATGCCTAATTTGTCGAGTGATTTTAGATAG
- the LOC135837553 gene encoding uncharacterized protein LOC135837553 — MGDMEEYPFLFMNTPSSLQLLASTEVALMLWQYRCAASDVSVGEFGWLWWEKSVFGCEEILVVPVPSRIRSQIDEKISAFGKELIHWKGFHCDGFKYFETFSKCIKHMVLDFSGTIDNKATAMNILNSGEFGDVENYTMACLYCLEDQVRRFWPSVANESLVDENPRRDGNYWRDRCNLYYWNGVMKSEENSIDRPSERFRERWIEFASRGEDRAAFEQFYRMLPAHETLEETIFYLEGHECRAAIRTLPTLNRVQVEEVFEGKAHATFAILAMDGDQRFLQFARQSWTLARHLILADKWRFVSVVYVLWIIAFFPDDFTDRSYTRCNEVNELLMEIWSDASDELKSAVSKKYIHNFLDQDFEVFKMSSVYRRYSYGHDMKFIIDMLKMSRDVDKVSLWRRNWQGFALRSKASDFQQLMSLCLENNEDEIECYKKSVLGLPYLACIMIRNGLYSDLKDHLYFYSEDARHFQLLGKQWLEAYLDIILLHNDDDFAKFEWFVGELFSNEKKDVEEFKEQLISSAGSLRYLLAARRRSRSQIHSKDFSTLIGRLVTQEDEYNLVKRKLLEQCRSYPMEWSDKGRIACFNEWIEFLEWCIGDHEKHSAFKQSFNVYEIFSKLLSHASRWSSPDMIFLDEFLAWYFGNEEDSKNFKLDMIKKNYSRIDFVRTNLLSNCDAERYAVSSLLRWFFGNNTEDLRKFCENCNFILHPNVPL, encoded by the coding sequence ATGGGTGACATGGAAGAATACCCATTCCTTTTCATGAATACGCCTTCGTCACTGCAGCTCCTGGCGTCAACCGAAGTGGCGTTAATGTTATGGCAATACAGATGTGCGGCTTCAGACGTTTCTGTAGGAGAGTTCGGTTGGCTTTGGTGGGAAAAATCAGTCTTCGGCTGCGAAGAAATACTCGTTGTTCCGGTTCCGTCTCGAATCAGATcgcaaatagatgaaaaaatttctgcgtTTGGCAAAGAACTTATACATTGGAAGGGTTTCCACTGTGACGGTTTTAAAtactttgaaacattttccaaatgtaTTAAGCATATGGTCTTAGATTTTTCCGGAACCATTGATAACAAAGCGACCGCAATGAATATCTTGAATTCGGGTGAATTCGGCGACGTAGAAAATTATACAATGGCATGTCTGTATTGTTTGGAAGATCAAGTCAGACGGTTTTGGCCTTCGGTAGCAAATGAATCACTAGTCGATGAGAATCCCAGGCGCGATGGAAATTATTGGCGCGATAGGTGCAATTTATATTACTGGAATGGTGTGATGAAATCAGAAGAAAATTCGATCGACAGGCCTAGTGAGCGTTTTAGAGAACGATGGATAGAGTTCGCGAGTCGGGGCGAGGATAGAGCAGCGTTTGAGCAGTTTTATCGAATGTTACCAGCTCATGAAACACTGGAGGAAACTATTTTTTACCTAGAAGGTCACGAATGCCGAGCTGCGATACGTACATTACCTACACTAAACCGAGTGCAGGTTGAAGAAGTATTCGAAGGGAAGGCTCACGCGACCTTTGCAATTTTAGCAATGGACGGCGATCAGCGTTTCTTGCAGTTTGCGCGTCAATCGTGGACTCTGGCCCGACATTTGATTTTGGCGGATAAATGGCGGTTTGTTTCTGTCGTGTACGTATTGTGGATAATCGCATTTTTTCCTGATGATTTTACGGATAGAAGTTATACACGTTGCAATGAAGTTAACGAATTGTTGATGGAGATCTGGTCAGATGCCTCGGACGAATTAAAATCTGCCGTTTCTAAAAAGTACATTCACAATTTTCTCGACCAAGATTTTGAAGTATTTAAAATGTCGTCTGTTTATCGCCGATATAGTTATGGTCACGATATGAAATTCATCATAGATATGCTGAAAATGTCACGAGACGTTGATAAAGTTTCGCTGTGGCGGAGAAATTGGCAGGGGTTCGCCTTACGTTCCAAAGCTTCGGATTTCCAACAACTGATGAGTTTGTGTTTAGAGAATAACGAAGACGAGATCGAGTGTTACAAAAAGTCCGTGCTGGGGTTGCCTTATCTTGCTTGCATAATGATAAGAAACGGACTCTATTCTGATTTGAAAGATCACCTATATTTTTATTCGGAGGATGCGAGACATTTTCAACTGTTGGGAAAACAATGGCTCGAAGCGTATCTCGATATTATTTTACTTCACAACGATGATGATTTCGCTAAATTCGAGTGGTTCGTTGGGGAGTTGTTTTCAAACGAGAAAAAGGATGTAGAAGAATTCAAAGAGCAGTTAATTTCGTCCGCTGGAAGTCTCAGATACCTGCTCGCAGCACGACGACGTAGTCGTAGTCAAATTCATTCGAAAGATTTCAGCACACTCATTGGCCGATTAGTTACCCAAGAAGATGAATATAATCTAGTGAAACGTAAATTATTGGAGCAGTGTCGTAGCTATCCGATGGAATGGTCAGACAAAGGCAGGATTGCTTGCTTTAACGAATGGATAGAATTTCTCGAATGGTGTATTGGCGACCATGAGAAACATTCAGCCTTCAAGCAGTCGTTTAACGtgtatgaaattttctcaaaattgttgagTCATGCTTCGCGGTGGTCAAGTCCAGATATGATATTTCTCGACGAATTTTTAGCATGGTATTTTGGAAACGAAGAAgatagcaaaaatttcaaattagatatgataaaaaaaaattactcgcgaATCGATTTTGTGCGTACCAATTTGCTGAGTAACTGTGATGCTGAACGTTATGCGGTGTCTTCATTGTTGAGATGGTTCTTTGGGAACAATACCGAAGATTTAcgtaaattttgcgaaaattgtaattttattctgcACCCGAATGTACCATTATGA